The following proteins come from a genomic window of Salvia hispanica cultivar TCC Black 2014 chromosome 4, UniMelb_Shisp_WGS_1.0, whole genome shotgun sequence:
- the LOC125222300 gene encoding tubby-like F-box protein 8 isoform X2 — protein sequence MVACGAVCQSWREMCKEIVQCPEFCGKLTFPISLKQPGFRDGSIQCFIKRDKSKLTYQLFLSLSPALLVENGKFLLSAKRVRRTTCTEYVISIDADSISRSSSSYIGKVRSNFLGTKFIIYDTQPPHNNSNFSPPGRTSRRFYSKKVSPKVPSGSYSIAQVSYELNVLGTRGPRRMHCAMHTIPISSLEPGGSVPGQPELLPRSLEDSFRSISLSKSIASSTEFSSARFSDMAVPHEGEDGGKDRPLVLKNKAPRWHEQLQCWCLNFRGRVTVASVKNFQLIAATQGGAAAAAAAPTPSQPNLSDHDKIILQFGKVGKDMFTMDYRYPLSAFQAFAICLSSFDTKLACE from the exons ATGGTGGCATGTGGAGCTGTTTGCCAGTCATGGAGGGAGATGTGCAAAGAAATTGTTCAATGCCCTGAATTTTGTGGAAAATTAACCTTTCCAATATCCCTCAAGCAG CCAGGGTTTCGAGATGGAAGCATTCAGTGTTTCATTAAGAGAGACAAGTCTAAGTTGACTTACCAACTATTTCTATCCCTTAGTCCTG CTTTGCTTGTCGAGAATGGTAAATTTCTTCTTTCGGCAAAACGGGTTCGCCGAACTACTTGTACGGAGTATGTGATCTCAATTGATGCTGATAGCATATCAAGGTCGAGCAGCAGTTATATTGGCAAAGTGAG GTCCAATTTTCTTGGAACCAAGTTCATAATTTATGACACTCAGCCTCCACACAACAACTCCAACTTCTCCCCACCTGGTCGTACCAGCCGCAGGTTCTACTCGAAAAAAGTTTCGCCAAAAGTCCCCAGTGGAAGTTACAGCATTGCACAGGTATCGTATGAGCTTAATGTGCTTGGCACAAGGGGTCCTCGTAGGATGCACTGCGCCATGCACACAATCCCCATTTCTTCACTAGAGCCAGGTGGTTCTGTCCCTGGTCAACCCGAGCTGCTTCCCCGGTCTCTCGAAGACTCTTTCAGGAGTATCTCCTTATCTAAATCGATAGCTAGCTCAACAGAGTTCAGCAGCGCCAGATTTTCAGACATGGCCGTCCCACACGAGGGAGAAGATGGTGGAAAGGATAGGCCTTTAGTTCTGAAAAATAAGGCTCCGAGGTGGCACGAACAGTTGCAGTGTTGGTGCCTCAACTTCAGAGGAAGGGTAACGGTTGCATCGGTCAAGAATTTCCAGCTCATCGCCGCAACTCAGGGAGgggccgccgccgccgccgccgccccgaCGCCTTCCCAACCAAACCTGTCGGATCATGACAAGATCATACTGCAGTTCGGTAAGGTTGGTAAAGATATGTTCACAATGGATTACCGATATCCTTTGTCTGCATTTCAAGCCTTCGCCATATGTTTAAGCAGTTTCGACACGAAATTGGCATGTGAATAG
- the LOC125222300 gene encoding tubby-like F-box protein 8 isoform X1 codes for MSFRSLARDLRDSIGSLSKRSFDLRLHAHHRGKSHGAVHELHDQPEVIQTSCWAGLPPELLRDVIKRLEESESTWPARKHMVACGAVCQSWREMCKEIVQCPEFCGKLTFPISLKQPGFRDGSIQCFIKRDKSKLTYQLFLSLSPALLVENGKFLLSAKRVRRTTCTEYVISIDADSISRSSSSYIGKVRSNFLGTKFIIYDTQPPHNNSNFSPPGRTSRRFYSKKVSPKVPSGSYSIAQVSYELNVLGTRGPRRMHCAMHTIPISSLEPGGSVPGQPELLPRSLEDSFRSISLSKSIASSTEFSSARFSDMAVPHEGEDGGKDRPLVLKNKAPRWHEQLQCWCLNFRGRVTVASVKNFQLIAATQGGAAAAAAAPTPSQPNLSDHDKIILQFGKVGKDMFTMDYRYPLSAFQAFAICLSSFDTKLACE; via the exons ATGTCGTTCCGTAGCCTAGCTCGTGACTTAAGGGACAGTATAGGAAGCTTGTCGAAACGAAGTTTTGATTTGAGGCTGCACGCTCACCACCGTGGAAAGTCTCATGGTGCTGTCCATGAATTGCACGACCAGCCTGAAGTTATTCAGACCAGTTGTTGGGCTGGTCTTCCACCTGAATTACTCCGTGATGTGATCAAAAGATTGGAAGAGAGTGAGAGTACATGGCCTGCCCGAAAACACATGGTGGCATGTGGAGCTGTTTGCCAGTCATGGAGGGAGATGTGCAAAGAAATTGTTCAATGCCCTGAATTTTGTGGAAAATTAACCTTTCCAATATCCCTCAAGCAG CCAGGGTTTCGAGATGGAAGCATTCAGTGTTTCATTAAGAGAGACAAGTCTAAGTTGACTTACCAACTATTTCTATCCCTTAGTCCTG CTTTGCTTGTCGAGAATGGTAAATTTCTTCTTTCGGCAAAACGGGTTCGCCGAACTACTTGTACGGAGTATGTGATCTCAATTGATGCTGATAGCATATCAAGGTCGAGCAGCAGTTATATTGGCAAAGTGAG GTCCAATTTTCTTGGAACCAAGTTCATAATTTATGACACTCAGCCTCCACACAACAACTCCAACTTCTCCCCACCTGGTCGTACCAGCCGCAGGTTCTACTCGAAAAAAGTTTCGCCAAAAGTCCCCAGTGGAAGTTACAGCATTGCACAGGTATCGTATGAGCTTAATGTGCTTGGCACAAGGGGTCCTCGTAGGATGCACTGCGCCATGCACACAATCCCCATTTCTTCACTAGAGCCAGGTGGTTCTGTCCCTGGTCAACCCGAGCTGCTTCCCCGGTCTCTCGAAGACTCTTTCAGGAGTATCTCCTTATCTAAATCGATAGCTAGCTCAACAGAGTTCAGCAGCGCCAGATTTTCAGACATGGCCGTCCCACACGAGGGAGAAGATGGTGGAAAGGATAGGCCTTTAGTTCTGAAAAATAAGGCTCCGAGGTGGCACGAACAGTTGCAGTGTTGGTGCCTCAACTTCAGAGGAAGGGTAACGGTTGCATCGGTCAAGAATTTCCAGCTCATCGCCGCAACTCAGGGAGgggccgccgccgccgccgccgccccgaCGCCTTCCCAACCAAACCTGTCGGATCATGACAAGATCATACTGCAGTTCGGTAAGGTTGGTAAAGATATGTTCACAATGGATTACCGATATCCTTTGTCTGCATTTCAAGCCTTCGCCATATGTTTAAGCAGTTTCGACACGAAATTGGCATGTGAATAG
- the LOC125222508 gene encoding trihelix transcription factor DF1-like translates to MLGVSGIIGAATTAAAAAVDGSKAENNQESGGGSGGSSEVGAGGGVDENERIGGGNRWPRQETVALLKIRSDMDVSFRDASLKGPLWEEVSRKMAELGFQRSAKKCKEKFENVFKYHKRTKDGRASKQDAKAYRFFDQLEALENTSPNNHHFSNPPPPPSAAMLTVPSASPTPLSVVPPQNISIANPINSSQFQLPMWNNSMSSSTSSDEDIQQRRGRKRKWKDYLEKMMAEVVQKQEDLQKKFLEALEKRERDRIAREEAWRVQEMARLNRERDLLIQERSAAAAKDAAVISFLKKVSGQADLQIPTTPPPPPPPPQPQPTLDITLHRDNNGGDDYISASSSRWPKAEVEALIQLRKDLEVKYQESGPKGPLWEEISKAMSNIGYNRSSKRCKEKWENINKYFKKVKESNKKRPEDSKTCPYFNQLDAMYKERAKSLVPSFNLGPIMAQPEQQWPQQQMHESERHNGNNGEDENEGEDEEDEAGDYEMVATKQPPSVTNAVEGG, encoded by the exons ATGCTTGGGGTTTCAGGCATCATCGGAgccgccaccaccgccgccgccgccgcagtCGACGGATCCAAGGCAGAGAATAATCAGGAGAGCGGCGGAGGCAGCGGAGGCAGCAGCGAGGTCGGCGCAGGAGGCGGAGTGGATGAAAATGAGAGAATTGGCGGCGGAAACCGGTGGCCGAGGCAGGAGACGGTGGCGCTGCTGAAAATTCGATCTGACATGGATGTTAGCTTTCGCGATGCAAGCCTTAAAGGGCCATTATGGGAGGAAGTTTCCAG GAAAATGGCGGAGCTTGGGTTTCAACGAAGCGCTAAAAAATGCAAAGAGAAATTCGAAAACGTCTTCAAATACCACAAAAGGACCAAAGATGGGCGAGCATCCAAACAAGACGCAAAGGCGTATCGATTCTTCGACCAATTAGAAGCTCTCGAAAACACCTCTCCGAATAACCACCATTTCAGCAATCCACCGCCGCCTCCCTCCGCCGCAATGCTTACTGTTCCATCGGCGAGTCCGACGCCGCTAAGCGTGGTGCCTCCGCAGAACATATCCATCGCGAATCCGAtcaattcttctcaatttcaACTCCCGATGTGGAATAATTCGATGTCGTCGTCGACTTCCTCGGACGAGGACATACAGCAGCGGAGGGGGCGGAAGAGGAAGTGGAAGGACTACCTAGAGAAGATGATGGCGGAGGTAGTGCAGAAGCAGGAGGATCTGCAGAAGAAGTTTCTAGAAGCTCTCGAGAAAAGAGAGCGCGACCGCATTGCTCGCGAGGAGGCATGGCGCGTCCAGGAAATGGCGAGGCTGAATCGCGAGCGCGATCTCCTCATCCAGGAGAgatccgccgccgccgccaaagACGCCGCCGTCATCTCCTTCCTGAAGAAAGTCTCCGGCCAAGCCGATCTCCAGATCCCCACCACTCCGCcccctccgcctccgccgccgcagcCCCAGCCAACGTTAGACATCACGCTGCACAGAGACAACAACGGCGGAGATGATTACATCTCCGCCAGCTCGTCGCGGTGGCCGAAGGCGGAGGTGGAGGCGCTGATCCAGCTGCGGAAGGATCTAGAAGTGAAGTACCAAGAGAGCGGGCCGAAGGGCCCGCTCTGGGAGGAGATTTCGAAGGCGATGAGCAACATAGGGTACAACCGAAGCTCGAAGCGATGCAAGGAGAAATGGGagaatatcaacaaatactTCAAAAAGGTAAAAGAGAGCAACAAGAAGCGCCCCGAGGACTCCAAAACATGCCCCTATTTCAACCAGCTCGACGCCATGTACAAGGAGCGGGCCAAGAGCCTCGTCCCCTCATTCAACCTCGGGCCCATAATGGCCCAGCCCGAACAGCAATGGCCTCAGCAGCAAATGCATGAGAGCGAACGACATAACGGCAACAACGGTGAAGATGAAAATGAAGGTGAAGACGAGGAAGACGAAGCAGGCGATTACGAAATGGTGGCGACGAAGCAGCCGCCTTCGGTGACGAACGCAGTGGAAGGAggctag